Proteins co-encoded in one Stomoxys calcitrans chromosome 5, idStoCalc2.1, whole genome shotgun sequence genomic window:
- the LOC106081931 gene encoding pre-mRNA splicing regulator USH1G: protein MSSERFHKAAKDGLLEVLKEATRKDANSKDDDSMTPVLWAAFEGHLEALRLLCGRGGDPDKCDQFGNTALHLAAAKGQLRCVDFLVKFGVNIYALDIDKHSAKDLAAINNRDEILRYLDAATASFEATDRKKAKAMKELAEKNCEKRIKEYMKRQQKQDQDQQKETKSHPANAANGKSGKMLSTLKQKIWSSQGNLHKISKENSPSASSAGVKFSELVQTGSTGGSSVGGGSVASRKGHTCSKAKTFGQDSGFKIGEMEPDGRRTITSLSGVQRDSEVLYVGTFSSNEENCKRGKINGLFENDEGGNSETETSNQKSAFGTLSRSFSQPDILGDNEASDTLRPEINMQRPSGLFDRPMLGSIAFRRSVTAALSQLNTDVYSGLEENTNNTQPSTRSSSMCSKARSAKQRSFLNLTDSDSDGADGFSDDDDQDVAGGPIQRFLTVWGLEEYLHIFQKQQIDLDTLLLLTEADLKSLGLPLGPFRKLSFAIQERKNALSNPGPIRDSHL, encoded by the exons ATGTCATCCGAGCGCTTCCACAA GGCCGCTAAGGATGGGCTTTTGGAAGTGTTGAAGGAGGCTACGAGAAAGGATGCAAACTCAAAGGATGATGATTCGATGACACCCGTCTTGTGGGCTGCCTTTGAAGGACATTTGGAGGCATTGCGTCTGTTGTGCGGAAGGGG AGGTGACCCCGAtaaatgtgatcaatttggcaATACCGCTCTACATTTGGCTGCCGCCAAGGGTCAACTTCGATGTGTGGATTTTCTGGTGAAATTTGGTGTTAACATCTATGCCTTGGATATTGATAAGCATAGTGccaaagatttggcagccatCAATAATCGTGATGAAATTCTAAGATATTTAGATGCGGCCACCGCATCATTTGAGGCCACAGACAG AAAAAAGGCCAAAGCTATGAAGGAATTGGCCGAAAAGAATTGTGAAAAACGCATCAAGGAGTACATGAAACGACAACAGAAACAAGACCAAGATCAACAGAAAGAAACCAAAAGTCACCCAGCAAATGCTGCGAATGGAAAATCCGGTAAAATGCTATCCACCCTGAAGCAAAAGATCTGGTCCAGTCAaggaaatttacacaaaatatcgAAAGAAAATTCCCCTTCCGCCAGCAGCGCGGGTGTAAAATTCAGTGAATTGGTTCAGACGGGTAGCACCGGTGGTAGTAGTGTTGGTGGCGGCTCAGTGGCCAGTCGCAAAGGACATACGTGTTCCAAAGCGAAAACATTTGGCCAGGATTCAGGTTTCAAAATTGGCGAAATGGAACCGGATGGTCGCAGAACCATAACTTCATTGAGTGGGGTTCAAAGAGATTCTGAGGTCTTGTATGTGGGTACTTTTAGTTCCAACGAAGAGAATTGCAAACGTGGCAAAATAAATGGTCTCTTTGAGAACGATGAGGGAGGAAACTCGGAAACGGAAACGTCAAATCAAAAATCGGCCTTTGGCACTTTATCTCGTTCATTTTCGCAACCGGATATTTTAGGTGACAATGAGGCCAGCGATACGCTTAGACCAGAAATAAATATGCAAAGGCCTTCGGGCTTGTTTGATAGGCCTATGTTGGGAAGCATAGCTTTTCGGCGCTCTGTCACGGCTGCTCTGAGTCAACTGAATACCGATGTCTACAGCGGCCTGGAGGAGAACACGAATAATACCCAACCTTCAACGCGCAGCAGTTCGATGTGCTCCAAAGCGCGTTCGGCCAAGCAGAGATCATTTTTGAATCTAACCGATTCGGACTCGGATGGGGCCGATGGATTCAGCGATGATGATGATCAAGATGTGGCAGGTGGTCCAATTCAAAGATTCCTTACCGTATGGGGTTTAGAGGAATATTTGCACAT ATTCCAAAAACAGCAAATTGACTTGGATACTTTGCTGTTGCTTACCGAAGCTGATCTGAAGTCATTGGGTCTACCCTTGGGACCATTTCGTaaacttagttttgctatcCAGGAACGTAAGAATGCCCTCAGTAATCCGGGACCTATACGAGATTCTcatctatag